A single region of the Thermoplasmata archaeon genome encodes:
- a CDS encoding CARDB domain-containing protein: MSSWRSVRTLGPVAGGTAEFRRISGDRRGAAEVIGDLLLVAMSVVMVTALALQLSTVQGPSDSVTVDLEAAYDGQIITITHMGGDTLHNHTTRFALFVNETFVSGYNLTDGTGGDASLGMGERWTMPFNTSPSDRLKIQVIDTAHSVILLDQVLQKGPETGGLPDLGLTPADIVVLFNNATFNDTNAPMAGDNVTVNVTVHNYGSAYSGDFVVRISDYSTIDRKSFPVMNATLALNGSSSANLSTVYKIPAGSWGIHTITVRVVPLLNESRYGNNYATKSYRVGYTVIAMHPGNPVLRIRSIDVYPRHPVHGAYVNITARIANQGGVPALANVTYYLDGTSPGDMVGVEHNLSIPVGGESYSIIVWRAPRGGIHTLIVNASDPYGLPDEQSIQLEVLPTILLVDDDRAIEGSVRDVGMYMKESLDAVAASYTTHVVPTGDGPLYDGGTHPLRDYDLVIWLTGYESVGTLTSNDKSNLATFLNNGGKLWLIGQDVLSSLGRGDPFLNNYMKVSPLTPTTFYDRYTPQQILGNGILSGRSFVVAKPFPSGLPDRADFMEPLSGKAVPAFTEAGDPYRALGLLFNATTNGTPGANTFQTAFFGFELSRVAEANERAMITYEMLNWFGCLASWGRDLAVSDQQFDKSAPAFMEDVNITIYLRNNGLSDEPLDVSRPQLQVAFYIDGATFAPKSVMIELNGSLTTFNPPTSEIWIPQDTTNASLRVPGGGGFIKISMVWTADRIGAHTITGKVDPYDYISEINENNNKVSASMNREFLYVRYGTLVIDDDGSANNGGSSYNSTANVTRALDELGYQYDLHVVNVGEDGPDPAKMSLYNALIWVAGEQANALTATDRTSLASFLGRGDGRYLWLLGPRAIPDGNYAGGAEPFYRDYLRIGSVVDPGSARTPGMIEGAYLDPIAHGVRYPAQPTSADKGRLLLPYIDGRGVTYQSPMPSPDSPNEVFLEDAEDGDTEGWAARVVPPLTSASINNVFDFQRGSSVIRLARTGASAQDTYFIIGDFAFGSDQNPNDLPWNERERLTASWSFRFDINYTFVWHVTDTLGTHIALTYTNSDTDLLGAGPVHHGLGAGTADGRWHTVTRDLQRDLREGSGLGGRTIRQVDGFEVVMNEGEGAVDDIILSRPFNGIRYENTTFSFRTVFTAWDPSFISYEGNNQYLSELAYMVLRWFNMYDARTELRVTHLDLFHTTLQPLREMKPMMGESYMLKARIWNPGGTRGDAVVRFSDGSTVINSVSVSVERSSMIVAEIIWTPIFAGSRTISVSVDPDGILSEVFKFNNVASLTIQCYFFYDDMEEGADKWTHESTIVRLNGETALEYIDAGDVYTDIVAEWSEFNGWRNTTDNMSLPNITSQFHSRDSAYYMHEPKAQRRTPVDVILTCDVTGSMAWDAVARIEGAKTAMMQFVNKLWPQDRGAVAEFSTYRPYNSYPNPPLIPYYTQLDQPLTSNKSALHDAIAKMRIGGGTPFWNAVTTSFTYIRDYGAANRIRCMVILTDGQSNSDSPSVPAGRATAFATVTTAPVPIFVIGYGADVVGTSQPDMIALAAQANLTGGGGGWYYFAPNAEQLEWVFANISKQIEEMAQTLGRGGAGASENPGGAGERVVLFYDNMEMGAGGWSVVNNGPAGSTWRYVTGDFRNSGLSAWRCYDTATGRYGNNDDDWLVSPTIDASGYVNLRLSFWHRPAVFRGTYYWGGESSWNADLGYVFISNDNGLTWYGVRSWANNLWLGYYGNPRNAIGTMVSNLDVNVIQPTSQMKIAFRMWADVAETAEGWSIDDVLLTGEPSWLSRGAGGEGGGGDEGRGLVVLLQEGFEGALSGWTKTNLGGDGVWQNDTFFKYAGSNSYRCYKSGGSNYYDKQEDDSLITPALNLTGHSAPTLFLWLRHDVDDNDDRSYIEVSNDNGATWTQLWTNNSHITSWVNITLDISKGGAVTLTDQMKIRFRFKSDNDNDLDDGWSIDEILITALTPVPPPQKPGDQPFWNDGDETPSDKWLTTATFSLKGASSARLTFWHKYNLKVGSNGGVIMVGTAPTANGPFSYRYVAPTQPYPSNLKLSEWGTPHLKDDFGNDMRWCWNGVSGAGRFSWDYVEADLTPFVGNEFVRVRFLYIFCDGGTGYGWVIDDVEVKVRRSDSVSVTGQTTDQWELVEVGRTYGDDYADGTFAFSGTHAWWNHNPQPGMDALKGGIDNSLVTIPIDLTRARDARLAAKLRFNIPFAEGRPPDGFRVEVSSDNGVSWRQLNMGARSAWNVSGTEAAGPDGTSYTGVGIRDNWVDSRTLTRLNCDLSGWAGSVILLKFRVVTRNDLALHYHDLGAGFGGIFIDDVTVIGNTTTGQGRGAGGAPESGGDGLAPAATGMPEDGGSIRGSGESAAPAEEGGDGRTGPNGGGAGPSARPTSASPIAGATELNRFKNPTVNRDGKDED, from the coding sequence ATGAGCTCGTGGAGGAGCGTAAGGACACTCGGACCAGTCGCTGGAGGAACCGCGGAATTCCGGAGGATCTCCGGGGACCGCAGAGGCGCGGCCGAGGTCATCGGCGACCTCCTGCTCGTCGCGATGTCCGTGGTGATGGTGACTGCGCTGGCGCTCCAGCTCAGCACAGTGCAAGGACCGTCTGACAGCGTCACGGTGGACCTCGAGGCGGCCTATGACGGCCAGATAATCACAATCACGCACATGGGCGGTGACACCCTCCACAACCACACGACACGTTTTGCTCTCTTCGTAAACGAGACGTTCGTGTCGGGCTACAACCTCACCGATGGGACCGGTGGGGACGCGTCCCTCGGGATGGGGGAGCGCTGGACCATGCCCTTCAACACAAGCCCATCCGACAGGCTGAAGATACAGGTCATAGACACGGCGCACAGCGTGATTCTCCTGGACCAGGTTCTTCAGAAGGGACCGGAGACGGGGGGGCTCCCAGACCTCGGCCTGACGCCCGCGGATATAGTCGTTCTATTTAATAACGCCACATTCAACGACACGAACGCTCCGATGGCCGGGGACAATGTGACGGTCAATGTGACGGTGCACAACTACGGCTCCGCCTACTCGGGCGACTTCGTGGTCAGAATCAGCGACTACTCGACCATAGACCGGAAGAGCTTCCCAGTGATGAATGCCACCCTGGCGCTCAACGGGAGCTCCAGTGCCAACCTGTCCACGGTTTACAAAATCCCCGCGGGGAGCTGGGGCATCCACACCATCACTGTGAGGGTTGTTCCCCTCCTGAACGAGTCTCGCTACGGGAATAACTACGCCACGAAGAGTTATCGCGTGGGCTACACCGTCATCGCCATGCACCCTGGCAACCCGGTCCTCAGAATTCGCTCGATTGACGTATATCCAAGGCACCCCGTACATGGAGCCTATGTTAACATCACCGCCCGCATCGCAAATCAGGGCGGCGTCCCGGCGCTCGCCAACGTCACCTACTACCTCGACGGCACCTCGCCCGGAGACATGGTCGGGGTGGAGCACAACCTGAGCATTCCCGTTGGAGGAGAGTCCTACTCGATCATTGTCTGGAGGGCCCCGCGGGGCGGCATCCACACTCTGATTGTCAACGCCTCCGACCCATACGGGCTCCCCGACGAGCAGTCGATTCAGCTCGAGGTCCTGCCGACGATTCTGCTCGTGGACGACGACCGGGCCATCGAGGGCTCGGTGAGGGACGTGGGAATGTATATGAAGGAGTCGCTGGACGCTGTTGCGGCCTCCTACACGACCCATGTAGTCCCAACGGGTGATGGGCCTCTCTACGACGGCGGGACCCACCCCCTCAGGGACTACGACCTCGTGATATGGCTCACGGGCTACGAGAGCGTGGGGACCCTAACCTCAAACGACAAGAGCAACCTGGCCACATTTTTAAACAACGGGGGCAAGCTGTGGCTGATAGGTCAGGACGTCCTGAGCAGTCTGGGGCGCGGCGACCCGTTCCTCAATAATTATATGAAGGTCTCGCCACTGACGCCGACCACATTCTACGACCGCTACACGCCCCAACAGATTCTCGGCAATGGAATTCTGAGCGGCAGGAGCTTCGTCGTGGCCAAGCCTTTTCCCTCCGGACTTCCAGACAGGGCGGACTTCATGGAGCCCCTCTCGGGCAAAGCGGTTCCCGCCTTCACGGAGGCCGGGGACCCCTACAGGGCTCTCGGGCTCCTATTCAATGCAACGACTAATGGCACACCCGGAGCCAACACGTTCCAGACCGCCTTCTTCGGCTTCGAGCTCTCTCGGGTCGCCGAGGCCAACGAAAGGGCGATGATTACATACGAGATGCTCAACTGGTTCGGCTGTCTAGCGAGCTGGGGCAGGGACCTGGCGGTCTCCGACCAGCAGTTCGACAAGAGCGCGCCGGCGTTCATGGAGGATGTGAACATAACCATCTACCTCCGCAACAACGGCCTGAGCGACGAGCCCCTCGACGTCAGCCGGCCCCAGCTGCAGGTCGCGTTCTACATCGACGGCGCGACCTTCGCTCCGAAGTCGGTCATGATAGAGCTGAACGGCTCCCTGACCACATTCAACCCCCCGACCTCGGAAATATGGATTCCCCAGGACACGACCAACGCCAGCCTCAGGGTCCCGGGCGGGGGCGGCTTCATAAAAATTTCGATGGTCTGGACCGCGGATAGAATCGGGGCCCATACGATAACAGGAAAGGTGGACCCCTACGACTACATATCAGAGATAAACGAGAACAACAACAAAGTCTCGGCCAGCATGAACCGTGAGTTCCTATACGTGAGATACGGCACGCTCGTTATAGACGACGACGGGAGCGCCAACAACGGGGGGAGCTCCTACAACTCCACCGCCAATGTGACCCGCGCCCTTGACGAGCTGGGGTATCAGTACGACCTGCACGTGGTGAATGTAGGCGAAGACGGCCCGGACCCGGCAAAGATGTCGCTTTACAACGCCTTAATATGGGTCGCCGGGGAGCAGGCGAACGCTCTCACCGCCACGGACAGGACGAGCCTCGCCTCCTTCCTTGGAAGAGGGGACGGCAGGTATCTCTGGCTCCTTGGCCCGCGCGCGATTCCTGACGGGAACTACGCCGGCGGCGCGGAACCGTTCTACAGGGATTACTTGCGCATCGGGAGCGTCGTGGACCCGGGCAGCGCGAGGACGCCGGGCATGATAGAGGGCGCGTACCTCGACCCAATAGCCCACGGAGTCCGCTACCCAGCCCAGCCGACCTCCGCCGACAAGGGGAGACTGCTGCTGCCCTATATCGACGGCCGGGGAGTGACCTACCAGTCCCCGATGCCCTCCCCGGACTCTCCGAACGAGGTCTTTCTTGAGGACGCAGAGGACGGCGACACGGAGGGGTGGGCGGCGAGGGTGGTGCCGCCACTAACCTCAGCCTCTATAAACAATGTTTTTGATTTTCAGCGGGGCTCGAGCGTGATTCGCCTCGCCAGGACAGGGGCGAGCGCGCAGGACACATACTTCATTATCGGCGACTTCGCCTTCGGCAGCGACCAGAACCCGAACGACCTGCCTTGGAACGAGAGGGAGAGGCTGACTGCGAGCTGGAGCTTCAGGTTCGACATCAACTACACATTCGTCTGGCACGTGACCGACACGCTGGGCACCCACATCGCCCTGACCTACACAAACAGCGACACGGACCTCTTGGGCGCAGGGCCCGTGCACCACGGGCTTGGCGCCGGCACCGCCGATGGAAGGTGGCACACCGTGACCCGCGACCTGCAGAGGGACCTCAGGGAGGGGAGCGGGCTGGGCGGCAGGACAATCAGGCAGGTCGACGGGTTCGAGGTTGTGATGAATGAGGGCGAGGGCGCCGTGGACGACATCATCCTCTCTAGACCGTTCAACGGAATTCGGTACGAGAACACCACCTTCAGCTTCAGGACGGTCTTCACCGCCTGGGACCCGTCCTTCATCTCCTACGAAGGAAACAACCAGTACCTCTCCGAGCTCGCCTACATGGTGCTTCGATGGTTCAACATGTACGACGCAAGGACCGAGCTCAGGGTGACCCACCTCGACCTATTCCACACAACCCTCCAGCCTCTCAGGGAGATGAAGCCCATGATGGGCGAGTCCTACATGCTGAAGGCGCGCATCTGGAACCCCGGCGGGACCCGGGGCGACGCCGTCGTGCGGTTCTCGGACGGGAGCACGGTCATCAACTCCGTCAGCGTGAGCGTCGAGAGGAGCTCGATGATAGTGGCTGAGATCATCTGGACACCGATATTCGCGGGCAGCCGCACAATATCGGTCTCGGTCGACCCCGACGGCATCCTGAGCGAGGTCTTCAAGTTCAACAACGTCGCCTCCCTTACTATCCAGTGCTACTTCTTCTACGACGACATGGAGGAGGGGGCGGACAAGTGGACGCACGAGTCGACCATTGTGCGCCTTAATGGAGAAACGGCGCTCGAGTACATAGACGCCGGCGACGTCTACACCGACATAGTGGCCGAGTGGTCCGAATTCAATGGGTGGCGCAACACTACAGACAATATGAGCCTGCCCAATATAACATCCCAGTTCCATAGCCGCGACAGCGCCTACTACATGCACGAGCCAAAGGCCCAGAGGAGGACACCGGTTGACGTCATACTGACCTGCGATGTCACCGGCTCGATGGCCTGGGACGCGGTCGCGAGGATTGAGGGGGCTAAGACCGCGATGATGCAGTTCGTGAACAAGCTCTGGCCGCAGGACAGGGGCGCGGTGGCGGAGTTCTCGACCTACAGACCGTACAACAGCTATCCAAATCCCCCGTTGATTCCCTACTACACCCAATTAGATCAGCCCTTGACCAGTAATAAGTCCGCGCTCCATGATGCCATTGCAAAGATGAGAATCGGGGGTGGCACTCCGTTCTGGAACGCTGTTACAACTAGTTTCACTTATATCAGGGACTATGGTGCGGCTAACAGGATAAGATGTATGGTGATTCTCACAGACGGACAGAGCAACTCAGATTCCCCAAGTGTACCGGCGGGCAGAGCAACGGCCTTCGCCACCGTCACGACCGCGCCGGTCCCGATATTCGTCATCGGCTACGGTGCGGACGTCGTCGGAACCTCGCAGCCGGACATGATAGCCCTCGCGGCGCAGGCCAATCTGACCGGCGGGGGCGGGGGATGGTACTACTTCGCGCCCAACGCGGAGCAGCTGGAGTGGGTATTCGCAAACATATCCAAGCAAATCGAAGAGATGGCCCAGACACTGGGTAGGGGCGGAGCTGGGGCGTCGGAGAACCCCGGTGGGGCGGGGGAACGGGTGGTGCTCTTCTACGACAATATGGAGATGGGCGCGGGAGGCTGGAGCGTCGTCAACAACGGCCCCGCGGGGAGCACGTGGAGGTACGTGACCGGCGACTTCCGGAACAGTGGCCTATCCGCGTGGCGCTGCTACGACACCGCCACCGGCAGGTACGGGAACAACGACGACGACTGGCTCGTGTCGCCCACCATTGACGCCTCGGGCTACGTGAACCTCAGGCTGAGCTTCTGGCACAGGCCCGCGGTATTCCGGGGCACCTATTACTGGGGCGGGGAATCATCCTGGAACGCTGACCTTGGCTACGTCTTCATTAGCAACGACAATGGCCTCACATGGTATGGTGTCAGAAGCTGGGCAAATAATTTATGGTTGGGATATTATGGAAATCCAAGGAATGCCATTGGTACAATGGTCTCAAACCTGGATGTTAACGTCATCCAGCCAACATCCCAGATGAAAATCGCTTTTAGGATGTGGGCAGACGTGGCTGAGACAGCGGAGGGCTGGTCAATAGACGACGTCCTACTGACTGGCGAGCCAAGCTGGCTCTCGAGGGGCGCCGGAGGCGAGGGGGGCGGAGGGGATGAGGGGAGGGGCCTCGTGGTGCTCCTGCAGGAGGGCTTCGAGGGAGCGCTGTCCGGGTGGACGAAGACGAACCTCGGCGGGGACGGCGTCTGGCAGAACGATACCTTCTTCAAGTACGCCGGGAGCAACTCCTACAGGTGCTACAAATCGGGCGGCTCGAACTACTACGACAAGCAGGAGGACGACAGTCTGATCACACCGGCCCTGAACCTGACCGGCCACAGCGCCCCGACGCTCTTCCTCTGGCTCAGGCACGACGTCGACGACAACGACGACAGATCCTACATAGAGGTGAGCAACGACAACGGCGCCACCTGGACGCAGTTGTGGACGAACAACTCCCACATCACGAGCTGGGTCAATATAACGCTCGATATTTCGAAGGGAGGGGCAGTCACCCTCACGGACCAGATGAAAATAAGGTTCAGGTTCAAGTCGGACAACGACAACGACCTCGACGACGGCTGGTCAATAGACGAGATTCTGATCACGGCCCTCACCCCGGTCCCGCCCCCGCAGAAGCCGGGCGACCAGCCCTTCTGGAACGACGGCGACGAAACGCCCTCCGACAAATGGCTCACCACCGCCACCTTCAGCCTGAAGGGCGCGTCGAGCGCGCGGCTGACCTTCTGGCACAAGTACAACCTGAAGGTCGGGAGCAATGGCGGCGTGATAATGGTCGGGACGGCCCCCACCGCCAACGGCCCCTTCTCCTACAGATACGTCGCCCCCACCCAGCCCTACCCGAGCAACCTGAAGCTCTCCGAGTGGGGCACGCCGCATCTGAAGGACGACTTTGGGAACGACATGAGGTGGTGCTGGAATGGCGTCAGCGGGGCCGGCAGGTTCAGCTGGGATTACGTGGAAGCGGACCTGACGCCTTTCGTCGGCAATGAATTCGTCAGGGTGAGATTCCTCTACATATTCTGCGACGGCGGCACGGGATACGGTTGGGTCATAGACGACGTCGAGGTGAAGGTCCGGCGCTCTGACTCGGTTTCGGTCACTGGCCAGACGACGGACCAGTGGGAGCTCGTCGAAGTCGGTCGGACCTACGGCGATGACTATGCTGACGGCACTTTCGCCTTCAGCGGGACGCATGCCTGGTGGAACCACAACCCCCAGCCTGGGATGGACGCGCTGAAGGGGGGAATAGACAACTCTCTGGTCACGATACCAATTGACCTCACCCGTGCGCGCGATGCGCGGCTTGCGGCAAAGCTCCGTTTCAACATCCCGTTCGCCGAGGGCAGGCCACCAGACGGCTTCAGGGTCGAGGTCTCGAGCGATAACGGGGTGAGCTGGAGGCAGCTAAACATGGGCGCGCGCTCCGCTTGGAACGTCTCGGGCACCGAGGCCGCGGGGCCCGACGGGACGAGCTACACCGGCGTGGGCATCCGCGACAACTGGGTCGACAGCCGCACCCTGACCAGACTCAACTGTGACCTCTCAGGCTGGGCGGGCTCCGTGATACTGCTGAAGTTCAGGGTGGTCACGCGCAACGACCTAGCCCTCCACTACCACGACCTCGGCGCGGGCTTCGGCGGCATATTCATTGACGACGTCACTGTAATCGGAAACACCACGACCGGGCAGGGACGCGGCGCTGGGGGGGCACCGGAGAGCGGTGGGGACGGCCTCGCCCCCGCGGCCACCGGTATGCCCGAGGACGGTGGCTCCATTCGCGGTTCTGGAGAGAGCGCGGCGCCTGCCGAAGAGGGAGGGGACGGGCGCACCGGACCCAACGGAGGGGGCGCTGGCCCTAGCGCGAGGCCCACCAGCGCATCACCCATTGCGGGCGCGACCGAGTTGAATAGGTTTAAGAACCCCACGGTTAATCGAGATGGTAAGGATGAGGACTAA